A stretch of Gymnodinialimonas phycosphaerae DNA encodes these proteins:
- a CDS encoding autotransporter assembly complex protein TamA, with amino-acid sequence MGRYVSTALALVVCAFAGTAQAQDIQLNAPGVDEDLTDRLRASSLLLQETEDVRTAQDLVAAARADYGRLVAALYDAGHFSPVVRIDVDGREAARISPFGAPSAINQIIIRVDPGPVFQLGTAEISPLARDTELPGEFRPGGAVTTGLLRDTAGAAITAWREFGYATAAVSDQQITARGQEAVLDVRVRIEPGQIVQFGTLVPRGQERMRVDRILAIAGLPEGDTFSPETLSRVEGRLQDTGVFSAIALQEGEVGPDGVMNIEATLVENEPRRFGFGAELSTDDGAALSAYWLHRNLFGGAERLRIEGEISGIGSEGISTEDVEGIDASVGLRYSRPATFTPDTTAYVALGAEYLDEPAYALTTIGAEIGAEHHFNRRLIGSLGFALDYYDIEDEFGDRQVTVLSAPVGLTWDRRDDPLDARDLFYLDGSATPFIINEGSGGARVYLDGRVYLGFGDNDASRIAVRAQLGSVLGGDITDIPPNFLFYSGGAGTVRGQEFQSLGALQNGVESGGRSFAGLSTEFRQDLGETDFGLVAFADAGFIGADAMGGDGDWHAGAGVGVRYDTPFGPIRVDLATPVRGSGVGEDLFIYIGIGHAF; translated from the coding sequence ATGGGCAGATACGTTTCAACAGCACTAGCACTTGTGGTTTGCGCCTTCGCAGGCACAGCACAGGCGCAAGACATCCAGTTAAACGCCCCCGGCGTGGACGAGGATTTGACCGATCGCCTGCGGGCGTCATCCCTGCTTTTGCAGGAAACGGAAGACGTGCGTACTGCCCAGGATCTCGTCGCTGCCGCGCGAGCGGATTACGGGCGTTTGGTGGCTGCGCTCTATGATGCGGGTCATTTCTCTCCGGTTGTGCGGATCGATGTGGATGGGCGCGAGGCCGCGCGCATCTCACCCTTCGGCGCGCCAAGTGCCATCAACCAGATCATCATTCGCGTCGATCCCGGCCCGGTGTTCCAGCTTGGCACCGCCGAGATTTCGCCCCTCGCGCGCGACACTGAATTACCCGGAGAGTTCCGCCCCGGCGGCGCTGTCACCACAGGCCTGTTGCGCGATACTGCCGGTGCCGCGATCACCGCGTGGCGTGAGTTCGGCTATGCTACCGCCGCTGTGAGCGATCAGCAGATCACCGCGCGGGGCCAAGAGGCGGTACTTGATGTCCGTGTGCGGATCGAGCCCGGGCAGATTGTTCAATTTGGCACGCTTGTGCCACGCGGCCAGGAACGGATGCGCGTTGACCGCATCCTCGCCATCGCGGGCCTGCCGGAGGGGGATACCTTCTCGCCCGAAACGCTCAGCCGCGTGGAAGGCCGTCTTCAGGATACCGGGGTCTTTTCGGCCATCGCCTTGCAAGAAGGCGAGGTCGGCCCCGACGGCGTAATGAATATTGAGGCGACCTTGGTCGAGAATGAGCCGCGCCGTTTCGGCTTCGGGGCCGAGCTGTCCACCGATGACGGTGCCGCGCTGAGCGCCTATTGGCTGCACCGCAACCTTTTCGGCGGCGCCGAGAGGCTTCGAATCGAGGGTGAGATCAGCGGCATCGGGTCGGAGGGAATTTCGACCGAGGATGTGGAGGGCATCGATGCCTCCGTTGGCCTGCGCTACTCGCGCCCCGCGACCTTCACGCCAGACACCACAGCATACGTGGCGTTGGGCGCCGAATATCTGGACGAGCCCGCCTATGCGTTGACCACGATCGGGGCCGAGATCGGGGCCGAGCATCACTTCAATCGCCGCCTGATCGGATCGCTGGGTTTTGCCCTGGATTACTACGATATCGAGGATGAATTCGGTGACCGTCAGGTCACGGTCCTGTCCGCGCCCGTCGGGCTGACATGGGACCGCCGCGATGACCCTCTGGACGCGCGCGATCTGTTCTACCTGGACGGCAGCGCGACCCCCTTCATCATCAATGAAGGCTCCGGTGGCGCGCGGGTCTATCTGGATGGTCGTGTCTACCTGGGCTTCGGCGACAACGATGCCAGTCGTATCGCGGTTCGGGCACAACTGGGCAGTGTCCTGGGCGGCGACATTACCGATATCCCACCGAATTTTCTGTTCTACTCTGGCGGTGCCGGCACCGTGCGCGGGCAAGAATTTCAATCGCTTGGCGCGCTCCAGAATGGGGTCGAGTCCGGCGGACGCAGTTTTGCGGGCCTCTCTACAGAGTTCCGCCAAGACCTCGGCGAGACCGACTTCGGCCTCGTCGCCTTTGCCGACGCGGGTTTCATCGGGGCCGATGCCATGGGCGGTGACGGTGATTGGCATGCGGGGGCGGGCGTCGGCGTGCGGTATGACACGCCCTTCGGGCCGATCCGCGTCGATCTGGCCACCCCGGTACGCGGGTCGGGCGTCGGGGAAGATCTGTTCATCTACATCGGCATTGGGCACGCGTTTTGA
- a CDS encoding complex I NDUFA9 subunit family protein gives MAKLVTIFGGSGFVGRYIARRMAKDGWRVRVAVRRPNEALFVKPYGVVGQVEPILANIRDDASVRAAIHASDAVVNCVGTFDAGGKNNFQAVQNEGAARIARIAAEEGVTSFVHISAIGADVDGPSLYAQSKGQGEAAVLEAFPNAMILRPSVIFGPEDNFFNRFAGMSRNTPVLPVAGAETRFQPVYVDDVAAAAVLGVKGEAHGTYELGGPDVATFRELMQRMLDVVRRRRLIANIPFFVANIMGASFDLLSTLTGGLFRNAILTRDQVRSLRVDNVVADDAKTLSDLGIQATAMDAVLEDYLWPYRPSGQFSNITESAKNLRES, from the coding sequence ATGGCCAAACTCGTCACAATCTTCGGTGGATCCGGTTTTGTGGGTCGGTATATCGCCCGCCGCATGGCCAAGGATGGTTGGCGCGTGCGGGTTGCGGTGCGCCGACCGAATGAAGCGCTGTTCGTCAAGCCTTACGGGGTTGTCGGCCAGGTCGAGCCGATCCTCGCGAATATCCGCGACGACGCCAGCGTGCGTGCGGCGATCCATGCCTCGGACGCGGTGGTGAACTGCGTGGGGACCTTTGACGCGGGCGGCAAGAACAATTTCCAGGCGGTGCAGAATGAGGGCGCGGCCCGGATCGCCCGGATCGCCGCGGAAGAGGGCGTGACCTCGTTCGTGCATATCTCGGCCATTGGTGCTGATGTCGATGGTCCCAGCCTTTACGCGCAGTCCAAAGGCCAGGGAGAGGCCGCCGTGCTGGAAGCGTTCCCCAATGCCATGATCCTGCGCCCCTCGGTCATTTTCGGGCCTGAGGACAACTTCTTCAACCGCTTCGCCGGGATGTCCCGCAACACGCCTGTGCTGCCGGTGGCCGGGGCGGAAACGCGATTTCAGCCCGTCTATGTTGATGACGTCGCCGCCGCCGCCGTTCTGGGGGTCAAGGGCGAGGCCCACGGCACCTATGAGCTTGGCGGCCCCGATGTCGCTACGTTCCGCGAACTGATGCAGCGCATGTTGGATGTCGTTCGCCGCCGCAGGCTGATCGCCAACATCCCGTTTTTCGTGGCGAACATCATGGGCGCAAGCTTTGATCTGCTGTCCACGTTGACGGGTGGATTGTTCCGAAACGCGATCCTGACGCGGGATCAGGTGCGCAGCCTACGGGTCGATAATGTCGTGGCTGACGACGCGAAAACCCTGAGCGATCTGGGCATTCAGGCCACGGCGATGGACGCGGTGCTGGAGGATTACCTTTGGCCCTATCGCCCCTCGGGCCAGTTCTCCAACATCACGGAAAGCGCCAAGAACCTGCGGGAAAGCTAA
- a CDS encoding undecaprenyl-diphosphate phosphatase: MSLFTLFLLALIQGITEFLPISSSGHLILLPNLMGGEDQGQAIDVAVHVGTLGAVILYFWRDVRAAVAGTPRLLTGRIDTPGAKLAFLLVIATIPVILFGLFLEITGIYDHLRSIAVIGWTMLIFGLVLYWADQTGKHEKRSKNWDFRDAVIMGIWQAIALIPGTSRSGITITAARYLGYDRESAARVAMLMSIPTIIASGVFAGAEVIATADAQTARDGAIAAALSFIAALGALVLMFKLLQSVSFTPYVIYRVILGVVLLVIAYT, translated from the coding sequence ATGAGCCTGTTCACCCTCTTCCTGCTTGCCCTGATCCAGGGCATCACCGAATTCTTGCCAATTTCCTCCTCCGGTCACCTGATTCTCCTTCCGAATCTTATGGGAGGTGAAGACCAGGGACAGGCCATCGATGTAGCGGTTCATGTCGGCACTTTAGGGGCGGTAATCCTGTATTTCTGGCGCGATGTCCGCGCCGCCGTCGCCGGCACCCCGCGCCTTCTGACAGGGCGCATCGACACACCCGGCGCGAAGCTTGCGTTCCTTCTGGTGATCGCGACCATTCCCGTGATCCTCTTCGGCCTGTTTCTGGAGATCACCGGCATCTACGATCACTTGCGGTCCATTGCGGTGATCGGTTGGACGATGTTGATCTTTGGTCTTGTCCTTTATTGGGCGGATCAGACCGGGAAACACGAAAAACGAAGCAAAAACTGGGACTTCCGAGATGCCGTGATCATGGGGATCTGGCAGGCCATCGCGCTGATTCCCGGCACCTCGCGGTCCGGCATCACCATCACGGCAGCGCGGTATCTGGGATATGACCGCGAAAGCGCGGCGCGGGTGGCAATGCTCATGTCGATCCCCACGATCATCGCATCCGGCGTCTTCGCAGGGGCCGAGGTGATCGCCACAGCCGACGCGCAAACCGCCCGCGACGGCGCCATCGCGGCGGCGCTGTCTTTTATCGCCGCACTCGGCGCGCTTGTCCTGATGTTCAAGCTGCTGCAAAGCGTCAGCTTCACGCCCTACGTGATTTACCGCGTGATATTGGGCGTGGTGCTGCTGGTTATCGCCTATACCTGA
- a CDS encoding NAD(P)-dependent oxidoreductase: MAKQPMLKFVTVGKEMPEKREADQRKEDFAEIYGEYAAEKAAEQAGRCSQCGVPYCQSHCPLHNNIPDWLKLTAEGRLREAYDLSQATNTFPEICGRICPQDRLCEGNCVIEQSGHGTVTIGSVEKYITDTAWDNGWVMPIAPAVERPESVGIIGAGPGGLAAADMLRRAGLQVTVYDRYDRSGGLMMYGIPGFKLEKDVVVRRNKQLEDGGVKFVLNCNVGEDISFAEIREKHDFVVIATGVYKSRELDGPGSGANGIIRAIDYLTASNRKSFGDDVPEFDSGELSAEGKRVVVIGGGDTAMDCVRTATRQGATSVKCLYRRDEVNMPGSMREVQNAKEEGVDFVWLSAPKGFSDHKGAVGGVMVQKMRLGAPDATGRQSPEVIENADYVEDADMVIKALGFSPEDLPTLWDTPELEVTRWGTVKANRTHETALENVFAVGDIVRGASLVVWAIRDGREAAEAILERALATNTVAAE, from the coding sequence GTGGCTAAGCAACCCATGTTGAAGTTCGTGACCGTTGGCAAAGAGATGCCTGAAAAGCGGGAAGCGGACCAGCGTAAAGAAGATTTCGCCGAGATCTACGGCGAGTATGCGGCGGAAAAAGCGGCGGAGCAGGCCGGGCGGTGCAGCCAGTGTGGCGTGCCCTATTGCCAGAGCCATTGCCCGTTGCACAACAATATCCCCGATTGGCTAAAACTTACCGCAGAAGGCCGGCTGCGTGAAGCCTATGACCTGTCGCAGGCGACCAATACCTTCCCCGAGATCTGTGGGCGGATCTGCCCCCAGGATCGGCTGTGCGAAGGCAATTGCGTGATCGAGCAATCGGGTCACGGGACGGTCACCATCGGCTCGGTCGAGAAGTATATCACCGACACGGCGTGGGATAACGGGTGGGTCATGCCCATTGCACCCGCCGTCGAACGTCCTGAATCGGTTGGAATTATCGGCGCAGGGCCCGGCGGCTTGGCCGCGGCGGACATGCTGCGGCGCGCGGGATTGCAGGTGACCGTTTATGATCGTTACGACCGGTCGGGCGGGTTGATGATGTACGGCATCCCCGGCTTCAAGCTGGAGAAAGACGTCGTGGTGCGGCGCAACAAGCAGCTGGAAGACGGCGGCGTGAAATTCGTGCTGAACTGCAATGTCGGAGAAGACATCAGCTTCGCGGAAATCCGCGAGAAGCACGACTTTGTCGTTATCGCGACAGGTGTCTACAAGTCCCGCGAATTGGACGGCCCCGGCTCGGGCGCGAACGGGATCATCCGTGCGATCGACTACCTAACCGCTTCAAATCGCAAGTCTTTTGGCGATGACGTGCCTGAATTCGATAGCGGAGAACTCAGCGCCGAAGGCAAGCGCGTTGTGGTGATCGGCGGCGGCGATACGGCGATGGACTGCGTGCGCACGGCCACGCGGCAGGGCGCGACCAGCGTCAAATGTCTTTACCGTCGGGACGAGGTGAACATGCCCGGTTCGATGCGCGAAGTGCAGAACGCCAAGGAAGAAGGCGTTGATTTCGTTTGGCTTTCGGCGCCCAAGGGCTTCAGCGATCACAAGGGTGCCGTTGGGGGCGTCATGGTGCAGAAAATGCGATTGGGTGCACCCGATGCGACGGGACGTCAAAGCCCGGAAGTCATTGAAAACGCGGACTACGTCGAAGACGCGGATATGGTGATCAAGGCGCTTGGGTTCTCGCCCGAGGATCTGCCGACACTGTGGGACACGCCCGAGTTGGAGGTGACGCGTTGGGGCACTGTGAAGGCCAACCGGACCCACGAGACCGCGTTGGAAAACGTCTTCGCGGTCGGCGATATCGTGCGCGGCGCGAGCCTTGTAGTCTGGGCGATCCGCGATGGCCGTGAGGCGGCGGAGGCGATCCTGGAGCGGGCTTTGGCGACGAATACCGTGGCCGCCGAATGA
- a CDS encoding GFA family protein, protein MSIADPYRTTGVLHGQCLCKNVSITVNGDYIAAVGGCHCGICQKSNGVFWAAFQANADAVTWTGDVATFASTPFAERTFCPTCGSNLWLRDTGDKNAVFELMPALFPEAATFPLISEIYTDRAPAYVTLSGDHRRATRSEYESKNPHIEGDI, encoded by the coding sequence ATGAGCATTGCGGACCCCTATCGCACCACGGGCGTGTTGCACGGCCAATGCCTGTGCAAAAACGTCTCTATCACAGTGAATGGTGACTATATCGCCGCCGTGGGTGGGTGCCATTGCGGCATTTGCCAGAAGTCAAACGGTGTGTTCTGGGCGGCGTTTCAGGCCAATGCCGATGCCGTGACATGGACAGGCGATGTGGCGACTTTTGCCTCGACCCCGTTCGCGGAGCGCACCTTCTGCCCGACGTGCGGCAGCAACCTGTGGCTGCGCGATACCGGCGACAAGAACGCTGTCTTTGAATTGATGCCCGCGTTGTTCCCCGAGGCCGCCACGTTCCCGCTGATCTCGGAAATCTACACCGACCGCGCGCCGGCCTATGTGACGCTATCCGGCGACCATCGGCGCGCGACCCGCTCTGAATACGAATCCAAGAACCCCCATATCGAGGGAGATATCTGA
- the gltB gene encoding glutamate synthase large subunit: MTQYDQAWAAAEQAKREWMEANGMFREEDEHSSCGVGLVVAVDGKPQRSVVEAGITALKAIWHRGAVDADGKTGDGAGIHVQIPGMFFYDQVRRTGHEPRMDELMAVGQVFLPRNNFAAQETCRTIVESEVLRMGYYIYGWRHVPVDVTCLGEKANATRPEIEQIIISNAKGVDEETFERELYVIRRRIEKAAAAAGVRELYLCSLSCRSIIYKGMMLAEQVAEFYPDLQDERFESAFAIYHQRYSTNTFPQWWLAQPFRMLAHNGEINTLKGNLNWMKSHEIRMASGFFGDMAEDIKPIVAQGSSDSAALDSVFEVLVRAGRSAPMAKTMLVPEAWSQTATELPKPWLDMYSYCNSVMEPWDGPAALAMTDGRWVCAGLDRSGLRPMRYVVTGEGLLIAGSETGMVPVDEASVVEKGALGPGQMIAVDMKEQALFHDAEIKDALAASRDFGAWVGKITDLEVETRGMTEQALFSGADLRKRQVAAGYSIEELEQILAPMAEDAKEALASMGDDTPSAVLSSQYRPLSHYFRQNFSQVTNPPIDSLREYRVMSLKTRFGNLKNVLDEDSSQTEILVLDSPFIANAQFDKMVSYFEDSVVQIDCTFEAGGESGSLRRGLERIRAEAEDAVRSGAGHLVLTDQGQGEGRVPMPMILATSAVHSGLTKKGLRTFCSLNVRSAECIDPHYFAVLVGCGATTVNAYLAQDSIADRIDRGLIEGTLTEAMARYRAAIDAGLLKIMAKMGISVISSYRGGLNFEAVGLSRAMVAEYFPGMLSRISGIGVSGLQVKVEEVHAKGWLRGESVLPIGGFYKARRSGETHAWQATTMHMMQEACNRASYGLWKQYSAKMRQNPPIHIRDLMDIKPMGNPVPIDEVESVTAIRKRFVTPGMSLGALSPEAHKTLNVAMNRIGARSDSGEGGEDPAHFTPEPNGDNPSAKIKQVASGRFGVTAEYLNQCEELEIKVAQGAKPGEGGQLPGMKVTDLIARLRHSTPGVMLISPPPHHDIYSIEDLAQLIYDLKQINPRCKVTVKLVASSGVGTIAAGVAKAKADVILISGHNGGTGASPATSIKYAGLPWEMGLTEAHQVLAMNNLRERVTLRTDGGLRTGRDIVMAAMMGAEEYGIGTAALIAMGCIMVRQCQSNTCPVGVCTQDEELRAKFTGNADKVVNLITFYAEEVREILAELGARSLDEVIGRADLLTQVSRGAAHLDDLDLNPMLITVDGADRITYDRNKPRNEVPDTLDAQIVQDARRFLEDGEKMQLSYAVQNTLRTIGTRTSSHIVKRFGMSNDLQPDHLTVKLKGSAGQSLGAFAAPGLKLEVSGDSNDYVGKGLSGGTIVVRPPMASPLKASENVIIGNTVLYGATDGYLFAAGRAGERFAVRNSGAKVVVEGCGSNGCEYMTGGISVILGSIGANFGAGMTGGMAYLYDPDGEAQPNMNMETLVTCPVTVNHWETQLRGLIERHAEETGSMKARDILQHWEIERGNFVQVCPKEMLNKIPVGLGMEDQAVPAE, encoded by the coding sequence ATGACCCAATATGACCAAGCCTGGGCCGCCGCCGAGCAGGCGAAGCGCGAGTGGATGGAAGCCAACGGCATGTTCCGCGAAGAGGACGAGCATTCGTCCTGTGGCGTTGGGCTTGTGGTGGCTGTGGACGGGAAACCTCAGCGCTCGGTGGTGGAGGCGGGGATTACCGCGCTCAAGGCGATCTGGCACCGAGGGGCCGTGGATGCCGATGGCAAGACCGGCGATGGCGCGGGTATTCACGTGCAGATCCCGGGGATGTTCTTCTATGACCAGGTGCGGCGCACGGGCCACGAGCCGCGCATGGATGAGTTGATGGCCGTGGGGCAGGTTTTTCTGCCGCGCAACAACTTTGCCGCCCAGGAAACCTGCCGGACCATCGTAGAGTCGGAGGTTCTGCGCATGGGCTACTACATCTACGGATGGCGCCATGTGCCGGTGGATGTGACGTGTCTGGGCGAAAAGGCCAACGCGACCCGGCCCGAGATCGAGCAGATTATCATCTCGAACGCCAAGGGCGTCGATGAGGAAACATTCGAGCGCGAGTTGTACGTGATCCGTCGCCGGATCGAGAAGGCCGCGGCCGCCGCCGGCGTGCGGGAGTTGTACCTGTGTTCGCTGTCGTGCCGGTCGATCATCTACAAGGGCATGATGCTGGCCGAGCAGGTGGCGGAGTTCTACCCGGACCTCCAGGATGAGCGGTTCGAGAGCGCCTTTGCCATTTACCACCAGCGCTATTCCACCAACACCTTCCCGCAGTGGTGGTTGGCGCAGCCGTTCCGCATGTTGGCCCACAACGGGGAAATCAACACGCTGAAGGGCAACCTGAACTGGATGAAGTCGCATGAAATCCGCATGGCGAGCGGGTTCTTCGGCGACATGGCGGAGGATATCAAGCCGATCGTAGCGCAGGGGTCATCGGACAGTGCCGCGCTGGATTCCGTGTTCGAGGTGCTGGTTCGCGCCGGACGGTCCGCGCCGATGGCCAAGACCATGCTGGTGCCCGAGGCGTGGTCGCAGACCGCGACGGAATTGCCGAAGCCGTGGCTTGATATGTATTCCTACTGCAACTCGGTCATGGAGCCTTGGGACGGCCCCGCCGCTTTGGCGATGACCGATGGGCGCTGGGTCTGCGCGGGCCTTGACCGCTCGGGTCTGCGGCCGATGCGCTATGTCGTGACCGGTGAAGGCTTGCTGATTGCAGGCTCGGAAACCGGGATGGTGCCCGTGGATGAGGCGAGCGTTGTCGAGAAGGGCGCGCTGGGCCCCGGCCAGATGATTGCTGTGGATATGAAGGAACAGGCTCTGTTCCACGACGCAGAGATCAAGGACGCGCTGGCCGCGTCGCGCGATTTCGGCGCGTGGGTCGGCAAGATCACCGATCTTGAGGTCGAGACGCGTGGGATGACGGAACAGGCTTTGTTCAGCGGCGCAGATTTGCGCAAGCGGCAGGTCGCGGCGGGCTATTCCATTGAAGAGCTGGAGCAGATCCTGGCCCCCATGGCCGAGGACGCGAAAGAGGCCCTGGCAAGCATGGGCGACGACACGCCAAGCGCTGTTTTGTCATCGCAATATCGGCCCCTGTCGCATTACTTCCGGCAGAACTTCAGCCAGGTGACGAACCCGCCGATCGACAGCTTGCGCGAATACCGGGTGATGTCCCTGAAGACGCGCTTCGGGAACTTGAAGAACGTGCTGGATGAGGATTCGTCGCAGACCGAAATCCTCGTGCTCGACAGCCCGTTCATTGCCAATGCGCAGTTCGACAAAATGGTGTCGTACTTCGAGGATTCCGTCGTGCAGATCGACTGCACATTTGAGGCGGGGGGCGAAAGTGGGTCTCTGCGCCGCGGGTTAGAGCGTATTCGCGCGGAAGCCGAGGATGCCGTGCGCTCGGGCGCGGGGCATTTGGTGCTGACCGATCAAGGCCAGGGTGAGGGTCGGGTTCCGATGCCGATGATCCTGGCCACCAGCGCGGTGCATTCGGGCCTGACGAAGAAAGGGCTGCGGACGTTCTGCTCGCTTAACGTGCGCTCGGCCGAGTGTATCGACCCGCATTATTTCGCGGTTCTGGTGGGCTGCGGCGCGACCACGGTGAACGCGTACCTTGCGCAGGATTCCATTGCCGACCGGATCGACCGGGGCCTGATCGAGGGCACCCTGACAGAGGCAATGGCGCGCTATCGGGCTGCTATCGATGCCGGCCTGCTGAAGATCATGGCGAAGATGGGGATTTCGGTGATCTCGTCCTATCGCGGGGGTCTGAACTTCGAGGCCGTGGGCCTATCGCGCGCCATGGTGGCGGAATATTTCCCCGGCATGCTGTCGCGGATCAGCGGCATCGGGGTCAGCGGCTTGCAGGTGAAGGTGGAAGAGGTCCACGCCAAGGGCTGGCTGCGCGGCGAGTCTGTGCTGCCCATCGGCGGCTTCTACAAGGCGCGCCGGTCCGGCGAGACCCACGCCTGGCAGGCCACGACGATGCACATGATGCAAGAGGCCTGCAATCGCGCCAGCTATGGGTTGTGGAAGCAATATTCCGCGAAAATGCGGCAGAATCCGCCGATTCATATTCGCGACCTGATGGACATCAAGCCCATGGGTAATCCTGTGCCGATCGATGAGGTGGAAAGCGTCACGGCGATCCGCAAGCGGTTCGTGACGCCGGGCATGTCGCTGGGCGCGCTGTCGCCCGAGGCGCATAAGACGTTGAACGTGGCGATGAACCGGATCGGGGCGCGCAGTGACTCGGGCGAGGGCGGCGAAGATCCGGCGCATTTCACGCCAGAGCCCAATGGCGACAACCCCAGCGCGAAGATCAAACAGGTGGCATCGGGGCGTTTCGGCGTCACGGCGGAATACCTGAACCAATGTGAAGAGCTGGAGATCAAGGTCGCCCAAGGTGCCAAGCCCGGCGAAGGCGGGCAGTTGCCCGGCATGAAGGTGACGGACCTGATCGCGCGGCTGCGGCATTCCACACCCGGCGTGATGTTGATCAGCCCACCGCCGCACCACGATATCTATTCGATCGAGGATCTGGCGCAGCTGATCTATGACCTCAAGCAGATCAACCCGCGCTGCAAGGTGACGGTGAAGCTTGTGGCGTCGTCCGGCGTTGGCACGATTGCGGCGGGCGTGGCCAAGGCCAAGGCGGATGTGATCCTGATCTCGGGTCATAACGGCGGCACTGGTGCTTCGCCCGCGACGTCGATCAAATACGCGGGTCTGCCGTGGGAAATGGGCCTAACGGAAGCGCATCAGGTTTTGGCGATGAACAACCTGCGCGAGCGCGTGACGTTGCGCACCGACGGGGGCCTGCGCACGGGCCGTGACATCGTCATGGCCGCAATGATGGGGGCCGAGGAATACGGCATCGGCACCGCAGCCCTGATCGCGATGGGCTGCATCATGGTGCGCCAGTGCCAGTCCAACACCTGCCCCGTGGGCGTGTGTACGCAGGATGAAGAGCTTCGCGCCAAATTCACCGGCAATGCCGACAAGGTAGTGAACCTGATCACCTTCTATGCGGAAGAGGTGCGGGAAATCCTTGCCGAACTGGGCGCACGGTCCCTGGATGAGGTGATTGGCCGGGCCGATCTGCTGACGCAGGTCAGCCGGGGGGCGGCGCATCTGGATGACCTGGACCTGAACCCGATGCTGATCACCGTCGATGGCGCGGATCGGATCACCTATGACCGGAACAAGCCCCGGAACGAGGTGCCTGATACGCTGGACGCCCAGATCGTCCAGGATGCGCGCCGCTTCCTGGAGGACGGCGAGAAGATGCAGCTGTCCTATGCAGTGCAGAACACGCTGCGGACCATCGGGACGCGAACCTCGAGCCACATCGTGAAGCGGTTCGGGATGAGCAACGACCTGCAACCCGATCACCTGACGGTGAAGCTGAAGGGCAGCGCCGGGCAGTCACTTGGGGCTTTCGCGGCGCCGGGGCTGAAGCTGGAGGTGTCCGGCGATAGCAACGACTACGTCGGCAAGGGATTGTCGGGGGGCACCATCGTGGTGCGTCCGCCTATGGCGTCGCCGCTGAAAGCGTCGGAGAACGTGATCATCGGCAATACCGTTTTGTACGGGGCGACCGATGGCTACCTCTTTGCCGCTGGTCGTGCCGGAGAGCGGTTCGCGGTGCGTAACTCGGGCGCGAAAGTGGTGGTCGAGGGCTGCGGATCCAACGGATGTGAATACATGACGGGCGGCATTTCGGTGATCCTGGGTAGCATCGGCGCCAACTTCGGCGCGGGCATGACCGGAGGGATGGCGTATCTCTACGACCCGGACGGTGAGGCGCAGCCGAACATGAACATGGAAACGTTGGTGACCTGCCCGGTGACGGTCAATCATTGGGAAACGCAACTGCGCGGCCTGATCGAGCGTCATGCGGAAGAGACGGGCAGCATGAAAGCACGCGATATCCTGCAACATTGGGAGATCGAGCGTGGGAACTTCGTGCAGGTCTGTCCGAAAGAGATGCTCAACAAGATCCCCGTTGGTTTGGGGATGGAGGATCAGGCGGTTCCGGCGGAGTAA
- the serB gene encoding phosphoserine phosphatase SerB, which yields MFTITLMTNHAMYLDSSLVTNLRNAMGGGEAVWLDPNHCAEFDAPKIPRNIQTVWESLSAEGVDLVWQKAGDRKRRMLLADMDSTMIQQECIDELAAEAGVGDRVAKITARAMNGELDFEGALLERVGLLKGLPEATIATVLENRITCMPGGATLLATMKANGAHCALVSGGFTAFTQAIADRLGFDEHHANTLLAKDGALTGDVTRPILGREAKVDALNRITKTLGITPADVLAVGDGANDLSMLQLAGTGVALHAKPMVQEQAKHRVNHGDLTALLFIQGYAKADFVTA from the coding sequence ATGTTCACGATCACCCTGATGACCAATCACGCCATGTATCTGGACAGCAGCCTGGTGACGAACCTGCGCAACGCCATGGGCGGCGGGGAGGCGGTCTGGCTCGATCCCAACCACTGCGCCGAATTCGACGCCCCCAAGATCCCGCGCAACATCCAGACGGTCTGGGAAAGCCTCAGCGCCGAGGGCGTGGACCTGGTCTGGCAGAAGGCTGGCGATCGAAAGCGGCGGATGCTGCTGGCCGACATGGACAGCACGATGATCCAGCAGGAATGCATCGATGAATTGGCGGCCGAGGCTGGCGTGGGCGACCGCGTGGCCAAGATCACCGCGCGTGCCATGAATGGTGAGCTGGATTTCGAAGGGGCCCTGCTTGAGCGCGTCGGCCTTCTCAAAGGCCTGCCGGAGGCGACGATTGCCACCGTTCTGGAAAACCGCATCACGTGCATGCCCGGCGGCGCGACGCTCCTTGCCACGATGAAAGCCAACGGCGCCCATTGCGCCCTCGTCTCCGGCGGCTTCACCGCGTTTACGCAGGCCATCGCCGACCGTCTGGGGTTTGATGAGCATCACGCCAACACGCTGCTGGCCAAGGACGGCGCGCTAACGGGCGACGTCACCCGCCCGATCCTCGGCCGTGAGGCCAAGGTCGATGCGCTCAATCGGATCACCAAAACCCTGGGTATCACGCCCGCCGACGTGCTGGCCGTGGGTGACGGGGCCAATGATCTCAGCATGCTGCAACTGGCAGGCACCGGTGTGGCGCTTCACGCCAAACCGATGGTGCAGGAACAGGCGAAACATCGGGTGAACCACGGCGATCTCACGGCACTTTTGTTCATCCAGGGCTACGCGAAAGCCGATTTCGTCACCGCGTGA